The following are encoded in a window of Cottoperca gobio chromosome 20, fCotGob3.1, whole genome shotgun sequence genomic DNA:
- the ngdn gene encoding neuroguidin codes for MAAPVDNNLIESDLPAAVQLLSNLTEQVTSVTSHVRELITKVKNGAFKTSSGLSFLDLRYHLLLFYLQDLTHLISVKTEGGKIKDSDALTRLLTIRTVLEKMRPLDHKLKYQIDKLVRTAVTGSLAANDPLQLRPNPENLISKLSESEESEGEDDNKTEKKAAHSSGRKYVPPKIAPVHYDGDITEADRKKALSERQRRAALRSSVIQELRQQYSDAPEEIRDRRDFQSERESRDEQHRKTYEESMMVRLNMPQRQKNSRKRDGMSMSGQLSGITHFSDISALTGAEGGQDGSSRPKKKKKLMKKKTKRKAFKKHK; via the exons ATGGCTGCCCCTGTTGACAAC AATTTAATTGAAAGTGATTTGCCTGCAGCTGTACAGCTGCTGAGTAATCTCACCGAACAG GTGACCTCAGTTACAAGTCATGTCCGCGAACTGATAACCAAAGTCAAAAATGGGGCGTTTAAGACATCATCG GGTTTGTCTTTCTTGGACCTGCGGTATCACCTGCTGCTCTTCTACCTTCAAGACCTCACTCACCTGATCAGCGTCAAAACAGAAGGAGGCAAAATAAAAGACAGTGACGCCTTGACCAGACTGCTCACAATAAGAACG GTCCTGGAAAAGATGCGACCGCTGGACCACAAACTTAAGTACCAGATTGATAAACTGGTGCGCACAGCGGTCACCGGCAGTTTAG CTGCAAATGACCCGCTGCAGCTGCGTCCTAATCCTGAGAATCTCATCAGCAAA TTGAGTGAATCTGAGGAGTCTGAAGGTGAAGATGACAATAAGACTGAGAAGAAAGCAGCCCACTCTAGTGGCAGGAAATATGTACCGCCAAAGATTGCCCCAGTGCATTATG ACGGTGACATTacagaagcagacaggaagaagGCTCTGTCAGAGCGTCAGCGGCGAGCTGCGCTCAGAAGCTCTGTGATCCAGGAGCTGAGGCAGCAGTACAGCGACGCTCCAGAGGAGATCAGGGACAGACGAGACTTCCAGAGCGAGCGGGAGAGCCGCGACGAGCAACACAG GAAAACTTATGAGGAGTCGATGATGGTGCGTCTCAACATGCCACAGCGTCAGAAGAACTCCAGAAAGAGAGACGGGATGTCCATGTCCGGCCAGCTGAGCGGTATCACACACTTCAGTGACATCTCAGCTCTGACAGGCGCTGAGGGAGGACAG